Genomic window (Ostreibacterium oceani):
CGACATCAGTTAACGCAGTTAACGGACTTAGCGCACTTAGCGGACTTAACGCATTAAACGTCCTTAATGCACCGCAAAGCATACGCCCTAACAATGCGCTAGCCGATGAGATAGCCGATGAGATAGTAGGGAAATTAGTCGCGTTGCGGTTTAATCGATAATTTGACATGTTATTGCACCTTCCAAGCTGGATTCCACTGAATTACTTATAAACAATGACCGCCACGATAGCACAAATAAGGGGGGGGGGGGCAAGCGTTAATTTAATTCGCTATCATTGAAAAATGTAGCGCAGCTGGACTAGTCAAGGGGTGGTTTATACCTGCTGGACTATTGCCATCAGGACTATTTCCGCTAGGCATATCATCACTGAGCAAATAGCAAATTAACTAAAAGCGATTTGCCTCGCGATTTACCTCGCAATTCACCTCAAAATCCATTGGCTTTTGCATCAAATACCCTTAAAATAACTACTGCTATTCGTCAATGGATTCAAATCTATTGACTTAATTCAACAAGGCTTAATTTTCGCGCTTAATTCTAACAAGGCTCTCATTAAACCCATGACACAGACTATCAAAATTCGACAACCCGATGACTTTCACGTACATTTGCGTGATGGTGACGCACTCAAACTCACGGTAAAACACGCTGCAGCGCAGTTTAATCGCATCACGGTGATGCCTAACCTGCAACCCCCTGTTGTCAACACCGACGAGGCGCTGGCTTATTTGGCGCGTATTCAGTCGCATATCCCTCAAAATAGCACGCTGACACCGTTAGTGACACTCTATCTCACCGACCAATTAACCACCGATGAAATCACCAAAGCACACGCGGCAGGGGTTAAAGCCATAAAAATGTACCCGCATGGCGTTACCACCAACTCAGAGCATGGCGTGCGTGATAGCGATGGTCTTGACTCGTTATTTGCCTGTATGGCGGAGCTAGGTATGCTATTACTGGTTCACGGTGAAAGCGCCAAACCCGATATTGATATTTTTCACCGTGAAGCCACTTTCATCCAAGAAACGCTCATCGGCATACTGCAACGCCACCCCAAATTGCGTGTCGTTATGGAGCATATCACCACGGAAAAAGCCGTTCAGTTTGTTTCACAAGCCTCTGCACAGCTCGCCGCAACGATTACGCCACAGCATTTACTTGCCAACCGCAATCATTTATTATCAGGTGGTATCAAGCCGCACTACTACTGCCTGCCTATCCTCAAAAAGGAAAGCGATAGACGCGCACTATTACAAGCAGCAACCTCAGGAAACCCTAAATTTTTCCTAGGCACAGACTCTGCACCGCATACCACTGAGACCAAAGAAAGCGCCTGTGGTTGCGCAGGCTGTTACACTATGCCTTACGCAATTGAGTATTACGCAGAGGTATTTGATAGTGTAGGCAAAATCGCACAATTAGAAGGTTTTTCCAGCCGTTTTGGTGCAGAATTTTACCACCTCCCTGTCAATACAAATTATATCGTACTCGAAAAAACACCACAGGCTATCGCCCAACACTTTGCGTATTTGGATAGCGCAATTACCCCGTTAATGGCGGGACAATCGCTACATTGGACCAAGCGCTAGTTAGTCATCAACCTGAAAGGTCACTGAGAGGTATCACTTGCGTTCATTAACGCTTTTATTGCGTCGCTGAGGATCCCGTCTTCTGTGAGGATTCCGTTTTCATGGCCGTTTCTTCAGGCTCAGCCAAAATAACCAAGCGCTTGCCCGTCTCGCCAAAGCGCGTTTGCATCCGAGACACGAAAGTCGGCAACTCAAGCGAATCTAGCGCCTCGGCGATGGCATATTGGCTGTTTTCTGTCTTGTCAGACGTGATAATATCACGCCAATATTGCGATGCCGCTGCGTGCAAATTTTCAGGCTTTTGCTGCAATTCGGTTTTTAGCAACTGACGACTGTTATTGAACTGCGCTGGCGTTAGCTTTTCTAGTGACGGCATAAACGCCTGATAAAATGTCTTGATGTGCTGTTGCAACTCAGTTGCACTCGCGACTGGCGATTGGATGGTAAACCCAATACCTGCGCGATCAACGATAGGACGTGGATAAGCAAAAACGATATACCCCAATTGCTTTTCCGTACGCAATTGGGTGAAAAAATCTGCCTCTAGTAGTTTGACCAACAACGCGGCTTCAGCACGCGCTTGATAGCCAACATCCGACTGAATAAAGTAGCTGATTGCATGGTCATTATGGGGGACCTTAATCGTCAATGTTTCACTGTCTGTTAACGGAACGGCACTGTTTTTTTGCCACGCGGATTGCAGGTTCGCTTCGGCAAGCATTGTCTCAATTTTCTCTGCCATCGCAACACTTTGCACGTGTGTTTTATTACCATAAACCAACATCCTAACGGCTAAAGATTTAAAAAATTCAGCTCTAAATTGTTCAACATCCTGCAAAGTGACTTGTTCAATCTGCGCTAGCCTTGCCTGTGGTAGCGAGCTATGGGTCATTAAACGGGCGTTTTGTTGCGTAAAGGTTTGCTCGTAAGGTCGTTTGCGTAGTGCATTGGTTAACTCACGGCGGTACTCTGCTTTCACCCGCATAAATACATCTGCTTGTATCGGTGTAGTTTTTAGTGCCTGAATGATGTCGCTGAGCAACAACGCCATTTTAGCATCATAGCCATCTAGGCTAACACCAATGGTCGTTTCTCCTGCCCTGATTTCACCGTATAACCCCGCAATGGCTGCGTCATACAATGTCTCTGTTAGTTGTTCGTCAATGACATTAGCCAATAATGCCATCAGGGTCTTTTGACGGTCGTCTAGCGTTAATTGTGGCTGTAAAGACACTTGTACACTGGCACGGGGCACATTAAATGATGCATCATGACGGTAATAAAACTCAACCCCACTCGCACGTTTTTCATGCTGGCTAACGTGTTTTTCTGCATTAAGCGCGTATTTTTCTGCAATAAATGGATTGGGTTTAGGTAGCGCCATCGCTATCGTTGGCAAGTCAGCAACCGCTGTTTCAAAGGCCGACAAATCAAACGATTTTTTCTGATAAGGAACCGAAAAATAATACGTTTTATCGTCTGACTTAAAATCAGGTGACGATAAGTGAACCACCATTTTTTGCGGCACCATCTGCGCTAAATAACGTGTGATTTGTTCACGGTCATACCCTGTAAATATCGACTGAATGGCGAGTACGTCTTGGACTGGGTAGCGATTTAGTCGCTGCGCGGCGGTCGAAACCATATCAATGCTATCTGATTTTTCTTGGTATAAAAAATTGGTTTTAGCGACAGTTGCTAATTCTTGGTATCGTTTCGCACCCGCTGTGTCTTGTCGCAATAAATCCAAATAAGAGAAAATTATTGCGAGCACCTGCTCAGGATGGCTTGCGCCTTGGCTCGTGAGTTTTGCACCTATTTCATAGATTACCTCGTCATTCACTCGCTGCCCTGTGCCAGCATATAACTCGGTAGCATACCCTGCCGTTTTTAACGCACTGAGTAAGCTATGCTGCCCTTCGTAACCGATGACATGCGATATATATTGCAGCGATTTGCTGTAATCATTAGACGCGTCATACGGCAGGGCAAAATTAATGGTCAGCCGTTTTTCATCACGCACGGATTGACTACGAAGCATAAGGGGCAATGTCTTGGCGACAAATAGCGAAGGCGCTTGATTACTGTTATCGGTTTTGCTGGTTGATTTATTTGTCTGTGATGCTATTTCCGATACCGCTTCCGATGCCGCTTCCGGCGCTGTTGGCACGTCTTTGAATAACGCCTCGCCCCAAGCTTTTAGCGTAGCAATGTCTTGGCGACCAATAATCACACCCGCCATATTCTCTGCGTGATAATGTTGTTTATAAAAATCTAACAGTGCGGATCTGACCGTCTCGCTCGGCAGCGTGTCATTGTTCCCAATGTTAAAACGTGAATAAGAACTCGCTGGATTAGTCGCTTGCTTGAACACATCAAGCTTTCTCCAGCCGTCCTCTTTTAGTTTGGACTGGTACTCTGAATCCACCGCATTACGCTCTCTATCGACGTAGGCAGCGTCCATGCGCGGCGCAACAAAAAAACGGCTAAAGCGTTTTAATCCATCGTGCAAGTGATCGGGATCAATATCAAAAAAATAATTCGTCCGATTAAATGCCGTATAGGCATTATGGTTGCCCCCATGCGCGCTGACAAACTGGATATAATCATCTGCATCGGGGTATTGGTCTGTACCTAAAAACAGCATATGCTCTAAAAAGTGAGCCAGTCCAGGAAAATCGCTGGGGTCATCACCCGAGCCAACGGCAACATCAACCGCCGCTGCTGCTCGCTGGGCATTTTCATCAGAAATCAAGAGTAATTTAAACCCGTTTGCTAGTACCATGGCATGATAATGACGCGTGTCATTTTCACTTTTGGTTACTGCTGCTGTGTTTTCTGCCTGGCTAAAAGTGCTAAGTAGCATAAGTATCCCCGTTAATAAGTGCGGTTTTAATCGTTGCATGATTGCTGTTTCCTTTGGGCTAAAATGACAAGCTGTTGGTGCAGTATATTGAGACGCTGCTGGGTTTTTTCAAGCGTCAATGCATTATCAATTACAAAATCTGCCCGTGAATTGCGTGCCAACCTCGGCATTTGCTGCGAAATAATCTGTTCAATGTTTTCATTCGTGTGTGCCTGATCTCGCTTTAAGGCCCTTGTTATTTGTAACGATTCAGGCACATCAATGACAACGCTCACGTCTACCCATTCATCCATGCCTTTTTCAAATAGCAATGGCACCACCAATAAAACATAGGGCGCATCGACCGGTGCCTCAGCCATGGCCGCTCGTGTTTTTTCGCGGATTGCTGGCAAAATGATTGCTTCATACTGCATTTTTATCGCGTTGTCACTGAAAATACGTTGACGAATTTTGTGTCGATTTAAGTGTCCATCATCATGAAAATACGCCGCCCCCAACAACGCTCGAATTAATAGATAAGTAGGGGTCTGTGGTTCAACGACTTGTCTTGACACCACATCGGTATCGACGACATAAGCGCCAAGCCGCTGCAAATAATTCGATGCAACCGTTTTCCCTGATGCAATGCCACCCGTCAGTCCAACGATAAAATGTGTCACTTATTGAAATGGTTCTTTTTCATAACCCGTTAATCACGCTTTAATCACGCTTTAATCACGCTTTAATCACGCTTTAATCACGCTTTAATCACGCTTTAATCACGCGCTAGTAACCCGTCAAAAACCCAACATACCAATCCACAATAGGCCCGCCATACAAAAAGGCAATCAACCCACCCAGAGCCAAATGCGGCCCAAAAGGAATTAAGTTATCTGAGTTGTTGCTACGGTCAAACGCTTTTTGTAGCAAAGCCACCGTAATCCCGCTAAAACACGCAATAATGAGCACCAGTGCAAAGTACTGAAAATGTACCCACGTAAAAATTGCCGCCAATAATTTCGCATCGCCCAACCCCATGCCATCACGCCCTGTAAGTAATTTAAATCCCATGGCGACAACCCATAGACTTAAATAACCAAGCAAAGCCCCAATCACAGCCGTCTCTAATGGGATATAAACCGACCAAATGGCCAAGATAATACCTGCCCACATTAGCGGAATCGTGATGATATCGGGCAATAATTTGACTTTTAAGTCGATACCCGTCAGAGCGACTAAGGTAAACACAAAAAATAAGGCAAAAAAACCCGCGGCATTGGCACCAAGATGCCAAAAAACAAACGTAGCAATTACCGCTGTTGACAATTCAACAAAGGGATAAAAAGCCGAAATGCGCGCCCCACAGCCGCGACATTTGCCACGAATCGCCAGATAGCTAATGATGGGGATGTTCTCAATGCCTTGCACCATACGACCACAGTCTCTACACTGAGAACGCGGTACAACAAGGTTAAACTTTTCTACCGCTACTGGCGCGATACCAAGTATTTCTCTGGCTTGTGCCTGCCAGTCACGTTCCAAAATAATGGGCAGCCGATAAATGACGACATTCAAAAAACTACCCACTAACGCAGAAAAAATGAAAACCGCCACCAGCAACGCTAGCGGCGGCAAATCAAGTAGTGCATAAGCTAAAGCGTCGAACAAGCTAACCAACCACATCGCCT
Coding sequences:
- the pyrC gene encoding dihydroorotase, encoding MTQTIKIRQPDDFHVHLRDGDALKLTVKHAAAQFNRITVMPNLQPPVVNTDEALAYLARIQSHIPQNSTLTPLVTLYLTDQLTTDEITKAHAAGVKAIKMYPHGVTTNSEHGVRDSDGLDSLFACMAELGMLLLVHGESAKPDIDIFHREATFIQETLIGILQRHPKLRVVMEHITTEKAVQFVSQASAQLAATITPQHLLANRNHLLSGGIKPHYYCLPILKKESDRRALLQAATSGNPKFFLGTDSAPHTTETKESACGCAGCYTMPYAIEYYAEVFDSVGKIAQLEGFSSRFGAEFYHLPVNTNYIVLEKTPQAIAQHFAYLDSAITPLMAGQSLHWTKR
- a CDS encoding insulinase family protein; the encoded protein is MQRLKPHLLTGILMLLSTFSQAENTAAVTKSENDTRHYHAMVLANGFKLLLISDENAQRAAAAVDVAVGSGDDPSDFPGLAHFLEHMLFLGTDQYPDADDYIQFVSAHGGNHNAYTAFNRTNYFFDIDPDHLHDGLKRFSRFFVAPRMDAAYVDRERNAVDSEYQSKLKEDGWRKLDVFKQATNPASSYSRFNIGNNDTLPSETVRSALLDFYKQHYHAENMAGVIIGRQDIATLKAWGEALFKDVPTAPEAASEAVSEIASQTNKSTSKTDNSNQAPSLFVAKTLPLMLRSQSVRDEKRLTINFALPYDASNDYSKSLQYISHVIGYEGQHSLLSALKTAGYATELYAGTGQRVNDEVIYEIGAKLTSQGASHPEQVLAIIFSYLDLLRQDTAGAKRYQELATVAKTNFLYQEKSDSIDMVSTAAQRLNRYPVQDVLAIQSIFTGYDREQITRYLAQMVPQKMVVHLSSPDFKSDDKTYYFSVPYQKKSFDLSAFETAVADLPTIAMALPKPNPFIAEKYALNAEKHVSQHEKRASGVEFYYRHDASFNVPRASVQVSLQPQLTLDDRQKTLMALLANVIDEQLTETLYDAAIAGLYGEIRAGETTIGVSLDGYDAKMALLLSDIIQALKTTPIQADVFMRVKAEYRRELTNALRKRPYEQTFTQQNARLMTHSSLPQARLAQIEQVTLQDVEQFRAEFFKSLAVRMLVYGNKTHVQSVAMAEKIETMLAEANLQSAWQKNSAVPLTDSETLTIKVPHNDHAISYFIQSDVGYQARAEAALLVKLLEADFFTQLRTEKQLGYIVFAYPRPIVDRAGIGFTIQSPVASATELQQHIKTFYQAFMPSLEKLTPAQFNNSRQLLKTELQQKPENLHAAASQYWRDIITSDKTENSQYAIAEALDSLELPTFVSRMQTRFGETGKRLVILAEPEETAMKTESSQKTGSSATQ
- the coaE gene encoding dephospho-CoA kinase (Dephospho-CoA kinase (CoaE) performs the final step in coenzyme A biosynthesis.) — encoded protein: MTHFIVGLTGGIASGKTVASNYLQRLGAYVVDTDVVSRQVVEPQTPTYLLIRALLGAAYFHDDGHLNRHKIRQRIFSDNAIKMQYEAIILPAIREKTRAAMAEAPVDAPYVLLVVPLLFEKGMDEWVDVSVVIDVPESLQITRALKRDQAHTNENIEQIISQQMPRLARNSRADFVIDNALTLEKTQQRLNILHQQLVILAQRKQQSCND
- a CDS encoding prepilin peptidase; amino-acid sequence: MFDALAYALLDLPPLALLVAVFIFSALVGSFLNVVIYRLPIILERDWQAQAREILGIAPVAVEKFNLVVPRSQCRDCGRMVQGIENIPIISYLAIRGKCRGCGARISAFYPFVELSTAVIATFVFWHLGANAAGFFALFFVFTLVALTGIDLKVKLLPDIITIPLMWAGIILAIWSVYIPLETAVIGALLGYLSLWVVAMGFKLLTGRDGMGLGDAKLLAAIFTWVHFQYFALVLIIACFSGITVALLQKAFDRSNNSDNLIPFGPHLALGGLIAFLYGGPIVDWYVGFLTGY